The following proteins come from a genomic window of Triticum aestivum cultivar Chinese Spring chromosome 6A, IWGSC CS RefSeq v2.1, whole genome shotgun sequence:
- the LOC123128693 gene encoding cycloeucalenol cycloisomerase yields the protein MAAVRRQAAAKRGGGGAAGKSAWLAADGSKRWGEKFFLLYTPFWLTLCLGGVVPFKLYESFTELEYLVVGLVSTVPAFVIPLLIVGKADSIRSLKDRYWVKANVWIIIFSYVGNYFWTHYFFTVLGASYTFPSWRMNNVPHATFLLTHACFLFYHMASNMTLRRLRHSTAHLPQSIRWLFEAAWTLALSYFIAYLETLAIANFPYYEFVDRDIMYKVGSLFYAIYFLVSFPMFSRIDEKAEKWALSRVAVDALGAAMLVTIILDLWRIFLGPIVPIPESRRCGQPGLAWFHPQNESV from the exons ATGGCAG CTgtccggcggcaggcggcggcgaagCGGGGCGGAGGTGGCGCGGCCGGAAAGAGCGCATGGCTGGCGGCTGACGGGAGCAAGAGGTGGGGGGAGAAGTTCTTCCTGCTATACACGCCCTTCTGGCTCACGCTCTGCCTCGGCGGCGTCGTCCCATTCAAGCTCTACGAG AGTTTCACAGAGCTGGAATATTTGGTTGTTGGATTGGTGTCAACCGTGCCTGCTTTTGTCATCCCTCTGCTCATCGTAGGAAAG GCAGATAGTATTAGAAGTTTAAAAGATCGTTACTGGGTCAAG GCTAATGTTTGGATTATAATTTTCAGTTATGTCGGTAACTACTTTTGGACACATTACTTCTTTACAGTTCTTGGCGCATCCTATACTTTTCCTTCATGGAGGATGAATAAT GTACCCCATGCAACATTTCTCCTAACTCATGCCTGCTTCTTGTTTTATCACATGGCATCGAATATGACACTTCGTAGATTACGTCACTCTACAGCCCACCTGCCACAGTCTATTCGGTGGTTGTTTGAAGCCGCATGGACTTTAGCACTCTCATACTTCATTGCATACTTGGAGACCCTAGCCATAGCAAAT TTTCCATATTATGAATTCGTCGATCGGGACATAATGTACAAAGTTGGATCATTGTTTTATGCAATATACTTCCTCGTCAGCTTTCCGATGTTTTCAAG GATCGACGAAAAAGCAGAGAAGTGGGCCCTTTCCAGGGTTGCCGTCGACGCTCTGGGTGCAGCGATGCTTGTCACGATAATACTTGACTTATGGCGCATATTTCTGGGGCCAATCGTGCCCATCCCTGAATCAAGACGGTGCGGCCAGCCGGGGCTAGCATGGTTTCATCCGCAGAACGAAAGCGTCTAG